From one Anabas testudineus chromosome 21, fAnaTes1.2, whole genome shotgun sequence genomic stretch:
- the lss gene encoding lanosterol synthase → MTEGTHLRRRGGPYKTEPATDLSRWRLTNVEGRQTWHYVDDRETPDREQTMLEAHSLGLDTSKFVSGSPAALTAVDAALKGMHFYSHLQAEDGHWAGDYGGPLFLLPGLLITCHVAKIPLPDPWKKEMVRYLRSVQLPDGGWGLHVEDKSTVFGTALSYTSLRILGVEPDDPDMVRARNNLHSKGGAVGIPSWGKFWLAILNVYSWEGMNTLLPEMWLFPAWMPAHPSTLWCHCRQVYLPMSYCYAVRLAAEEDSLILSLRQELYVQDYATINWPAQRNNVAACDMYTPHSTLLTVAYMMLNVYEAHHSTALRNRAVKELYEHIQADDRFTKCISIGPISKTINMLVRWYVDGPSSPAFQEHVSRIPDYLWLGLDGMKMQGTNGSQLWDTCFAVQAYLEAGAHNNLTLTKCLQDAHHFLRITQIPENPPDYQKYYRQMNKGGFPFSTRDCGWIVADCTAEGLKSVMLLQEQCPYISQPVTTEQLYNAVNVLLSMKNSDGGFATYETKRGGRLLELLNPSEVFGDIMIDYTYVECTSAAMQALRHFQKVYPEHRAKEIRSTLREGLEYCKKVQRPDGSWEGSWGVCFTYGTWFGLEAFACMGHVYKDEEVCAEVQKACQFLLGRQMPDGGWGEDFESCEQRCYIQSSSAQIHNTCWALLGLMAVRHPDTQAIERGVQLLIDKQMPNGDWPQENIAGVFNKSCAISYTSYRNVFPVWTLGRFSRLYPSSPLAGKVKL, encoded by the exons AGCAAGTTTGTGTCTGGTTCCCCAGCTGCCCTCACAGCTGTGGATGCTGCTCTGAAAGGGATGCACTTCTACAGCCACCTTCAGGCCGAGGATGGTCACTGGGCAGGGGATTATGGGGGACCTTTGTTCCTGCTACCAG GTCTCCTGATCACATGTCACGTGGCCAAGATCCCTCTGCCCGACCCCTGGAAGAAGGAGATGGTGAGATACCTGCGCTCTGTTCAACTGCCAGATGGAGGCTGGGGTCT ACATGTTGAAGATAAGTCCACTGTGTTCGGCACAGCACTGAGTTACACCTCATTAAGGATCCTGGGAGTAGAGCCTGATGATCCAGACATGGTTCGAGCCAGAAATAACCTGCACAGCAAAG GTGGTGCAGTGGGGATTCCTTCATGGGGTAAATTCTGGTtggccattttaaatgtctaCAGTTGGGAGGGAATGAACACGCTTCTGCCAGAGATGTG GCTGTTCCCAGCTTGGATGCCAGCTCACCCCTCTACCCTGTGGTGCCACTGCCGCCAGGTCTACCTGCCCATGAGCTACTGCTACGCTGTGAGACTGGCAGCTGAGGAAGACTCCCTGATCCTCAGCCTCAGACAG GAGCTTTATGTTCAGGACTATGCCACCATTAACTGGCCTGCTCAGAGGAACAATGTGGCAGCATGTGACATGTACACACCACACAGCACGCTGCTGACTGTCGCTTACA TGATGTTAAATGTGTACGAAGCCCATCACAGCACTGCACTGAGAAACAGGGCAGTCAAAGAGCTCTATGAGCACATCCAGGCTGATGACCGCTTCACCAAATGTATCAGCATTGGACCG ATCTCCAAGACTATCAATATGCTTGTTCGCTGGTATGTAGATGGCCCTTCTTCACCAGCCTTTCAGGAGCATGTGTCCAGGATCCCAGACTACCTCTG GCTGGGACTGGATGGCATGAAAATGCAG GGGACCAATGGATCTCAGCTGTGGGACACTTGCTTTGCTGTGCAGGCTTACCTTGAG GCAGGCGCCCACAATAACCTCACACTGACCAAGTGCCTCCAAGATGCCCATCACTTCCTCAGAATCACTCAG ATACCTGAGAATCCTCCTGACTACCAGAAGTACTACAGACAAATGAACAAG GGAGGCTTCCCCTTCAGCACCCGTGACTGTGGTTGGATTGTAGCTGACTGTACAGCAGAGGGCCTGAAatcagtgatgctgctgcaggagcAGTGTCCTTATATCAGCCAGCCTGTCACCACTGAGCAACTATACAATGCTGTCAACGTG CTTCTGAGCATGAAAAATTCAGACGGTGGATTTGCAACGTATGAAACTAAGAGAGGTGGGCGACTCCTGGAGCTACTGAACCCCTCTGAGGTGTTTG gtGACATCATGATAGACTATACATATGTGGAGTGTACCTCAGCAGCAATGCAGGCTCTGAGGCACTTTCAGAAGGTCTACCCTGAACACCGTGCTAAGGAGATAAG GTCCACTCTGAGAGAAGGACTGGAGTACTGCAAGAAGGTGCAGAGGCCTGATGGATCCTGGGAAGG GTCCTGGGGAGTGTGCTTCACATATGGAACATGGTTTGGCCTTGAAGCCTTTGCTTGTATGGGTCACGTCTACAAGGATGA GGAAGTGTGTGCAGAGGTGCAGAAAGCCTGTCAGTTTCTGCTGGGTCGACAGATGCCAGACGGAGGCTGGGGGGAGGACTTTGAGTCGTGCGAGCAGCGGTGCTACATCCAGAGCAGCAGCGCTCAGATCCACAACACCTGCTGGGCTCTGTTAGGCCTCATGGCCGTCAG GCATCCTGACACACAGGCCATCGAGAGAGGAGTTCAACTTCTAATTGACAAGCAGATGCCCAATGGAGACTGGCCACAG GAGAATATTGCAGGCGTGTTCAACAAGAGCTGTGCTATCAGCTACACCTCCTACAGAAACGTCTTCCCAGTCTGGACCCTTGGTCGCTTCTCAAGACTTTACCCCAGCAGCCCACTAGCTGGGAAGGTTAAGCTATGA